GGAGCCGCGGGTGAACGATCTGTTGCGCAAGCTCGCCGACACGACCGCGAGCGTCTACATCGTGCCGGACTTCTTCGTCTTCGATCTCCTTCACGGCCGCTGGAGCGCGCTCGGCGACGTGCCGGTGATCAGCATCTTCGAGACGCCCTTCTACGGCGTCGATGGCTGGCTCAAGCGCGTCGAGGACGTCGTGCTCGGGAGCTTCTTCCTCATCGTCGGCGCGCCGCTGATGATCCTCATCGCGATCGCGATCAAGCTCAACAGCAAGGGCCCCGTGTTCTTCAAGCAGCGCCGCTACGGGCTCGACGGCGAGACGATCGAGGTCTTCAAGTTCCGCTCGATGACGGTCGCCGAAGACGGAGCCGAGGTGAAGCAGGCGAAGAAGAACGACCAGCGCGTCACGAGCGTCGGCCGTCTGCTGCGGCGCACCTCGCTCGACGAGATCCCGCAGCTCATCCACGTCGTGACCGGCTCCATGTCGCTGGTGGGGCCGCGGCCCCACGCGGTCGCGCACAACGAGCTCTATCGCAAGAAGATCGCGGGCTACATGCTGCGCCACAAGGTCAAGCCCGGCCTCACCGGCTGGGCTCAGGTCAACGGCTGGCGCGGCGAGACCGACGAGCTGTGGAAGATGGAGAAGCGGATCGAGTACGACCTCGAGTACATCCGCCGGTGGGGCGTCGTGTTCGACCTGAAGATCATCGTCATGACCGTCTGGGGCGTGCTCTTCGGCGGCAAGGTGCGGCAGAACGCGTATTGAGGGCCTTTTCTTTTGGGCGGGGCTTTTCAAGCCCCTCCCCCCCGCTGCGCCGAGGCAACGATGTTCGCTTCGGGCTTCGCCCTTCGCAAACATCGCTGCCTCGGCTCCACGGGGCCCCCCCAACCCAAGTCGGGCGACTTCGTCGCCCGTGTCCCGCGCTCCGCGCGTGAGCCACGCGCCTCGCGCTTTCGCTGCGCGAAAGCTGGGCGCCCGCTGCCGCGGGGGACCCGCGTGGTGGACGACGTCGCTCGCGTTCGTCGTCGGCTCCTCGTGCGCTCCCGCTCCCGCTCCCGCTTCCGCTTCCGCTCCCGTTTCCCGCTCCCGCTCCCGTTTCCCGCTCCCGTTTCCCGCTCCCGCTCCCGTTTCCCGCTCCCGCTCCCGTTCCCGCTCCCGCTCCCGTTCCCGTTCCCGTTTCCGTTCCCGTTTCCCGCTGCCGCTCCCGTTCCCGCTCCCGTTCCCGCTCCCGTTCCCGCTCCCGCTCCCGTTCCCGCTCCTGCTGCCGCTGCCGCTGCCGCTGCCGCTCCCGCTCCCGAGTCCGTTGCCGCTGCCGCTCCCGCTCCCGCTCCCGCTCCCGCTCCCGCTCCCGCTCCCGCTCCCGCTCCCGCTGCCGAGTCCGCTGCCGAGTCTGCTGCCGAGTCCGCTTCCGCTCTTGTTCCGCGTCTGCTCCCCGCTCCCGAATCTCCTCGCGGATGCGCTTCCGGTTCCGAGCCCTCGCGTGCTCCCTCAGCGGCGCGTCCAAGGGCGCGTCCAGGGGGCGCGGAGGTCGTGCGGGGGAGGTAGAAAGCGGTTGGCTCCCAGTTGTTCTTCCGAGAACGACTGGGGCCGTGCGGTGCGTGGGGGGCCTCGGGGACGCGTTCTCGGGCGCCGGGTGGGGGCGTCACTGGGTCTTGCGACGTCTCCAGGTCACGAAGAGGCCGGCGGCGAGGACGGCGAGCCAGCTCAGCGCGGTGCCGGACGAGAGGCTCTGCGCGGAGCAGCCGCCGCCGCTGCGCCTGGCGCCGGAGGCACCCATGCTGCGACAGGCGACGTCGGGGTCGGTGGTGCCGGCCTCTCTGAGCTGCTCGACGGTGCCGTCGGGGAGCTCGAGGCGGATGGGGGCGGTGGTCGTGAAGTACTCCTCGTCGCCGCACTCGGTGACGCGGACCGCGGTTCGGATCTGGGGCACGTCGGGGAGGCCGTCGTCGAGGGCGAAGACCGGATCGATGGTCATGTCCTCGGGGCGCATCGAGGTGCTGAGCCGCGTGGTGTAGGCGTGGCGCTCGACGAGCGCCTGGGCCTCGCGTCGAGGGGTCAGGATCTCGTCTTCGAGCGCGCGGACGAGGCCGGCCGGATCGTAGCGCGACGGCTCCTCGCAGCGGCTGCCCGAGGCCAGGCAGTTGAGGTACCTCTGGGAGTCGATGCCGCTCGGGGGATCGATGTGGCGCGCGAGGATCTCCTGCAGGAGCGCGCCCGGCGGGTAGCCGCGGAGCTGGAGCTGCTGCACGAAGTCCGCAGGGCTCGCCGTCTCGAGGTCCGCGATGTCGGGCAGGTCGAGCGTGAGGGTCGGGGTCGTCCCCGCGTAGTCCGTGGCGAACGCGCGTCCCCCGAGCTCCTGTACGCGAGCCTGTACTCGGGTGTCCCACGTGGCGCCGCGGGTCCAGAGCTGGAAGTCGAGGGGCACGTCCGCGTGGGCGTAGTTCGTCGAGCGCGCCGGGCGGTCGGCCAGATGGAAGAGCGCGATCGGGAGGTTCGGATCCGACGCGATCGGCGTCAGACGGATCGGCAAGCAGGCCTCGTCCGTGGGAAGGCGCATGACGACGGGGCGGATCACCGAGCTGTTCCGGTTCGCGTTGAGGCGCAGCGCGACGAAGACGAAGCCCTGCTCCGCGTACGGGCCGAGGAGCTCCCCGCTCGCGTCCGGGATGTCGTAGCCGTTCATCTGCAGCCACTCGATGACCTCGGGGGCCGTGGACGCGCTCAGGACAACGGTGTCGTAGGGGCCGACAACGCCCTCCGAGTGCACGGTCACCCCGGGGCTGGCGCCGCCGTCGAAGCGCGCGATCGCGGCGTCGTTCCCGCCGCTGGAGGCGGGCGAGGCAGCGGACCCGCAGCCGACGCTGCAGCCCGGGCCGGGGTACTCGCACGCGAGCCGAGCGCACTGGCCCTCGACGGCGTCTCGAAGCGCGAACGTCGGCTCGGTCTGGGCGATCAGCTGCTGGAAGAGGGCGTCGGTGCCGACGGCGATCTCGTCCGGCGCCACCGGCACGGGGAGGATCCACGCGAAGTCCTCGTCTCGGCCGGAGTAGGTGATCTGGACCGCCATGGTGATCGAGCCGTCCGGCTCGTAGCCGTACACGACGGTCTCCCGCGCCTGGTTGATCGGGCTCGAGGAGCAGAAGAAGCCGCCACAGGCGGAGGCCTGCGAGATCGGCGAGGCGCCCAGGGCGAGAAGGAAAGCGACAGTCGCGTATCTCATCTCGAGGGCAACGAGCAGGTCTCATGCCACTTCGTCGCCGCGGCAAGGGCGGCCAGTGACACGTGCCGTTCCGTGCCTCTGAGCCACCCCGACGCGCCGCTGTCGCTGCATCAATACGAGCCTGCCGCTTGCATCGATCCGATGGTGCCGTACAACGGAGCCCTCGGGGGGGAATGGTGTGGGGTCCCCGTAGAGGAACAGTCATGAGTCACCCCAGTTCAGGTCCGGCGCCCAGGAGCTCGCTCGGCATCGACCTCGGGACCACTCACACGGTCCTCGCGCATCGCTCGGAGGTGCTCCCCGTGAGCCGTGAGCCGGGGCGCGAGACGCTGCTTCCGTCGGTGGTCGCACATCCTCCGAGCGGTGAGGAGCTGGTCGGCTGGTCGGCGCGCAGCCGCCGGACCATCGACCCGAGGCATACGCTGACGTCGACCAAGCGCCTGATCGGCGCGCGCTCCGGGAGCTATCGCGCCAAGCGCTTCGCCGAGCGCCACCCGTACGAGATCGTCGACGTCGACGGCCACGCCGCGCTCCGGACCCGCGTGGGCTCGGTCCTCCCCACGCAGGTGGCCGCGTCGGTGCTCCGCGAGGCCTGCGCGGTGGCTGGGTTCGAGCCCTCGAGTCACTTCGCGGTCATCAGCGTCCCCGCCGGCTTCGAGGCCGAGGAGCGGGCCGCCACCCTCGAGGCGGCGCGCGCCGCCGGGTTCCCACAGGCCCGCCTGATCGAGGAGCCGGTGGCGACGGCGGTGGCGTATCTCGAGCGATCGAGCGTCCGCTACGCGACGATCTACGACCTCGGCGGAGGCACGTTCGACCTCGCGGTCGTCGACTGCACCCGCTACCCGTTCCGCGTGATCGGACACGGCGGCGACCCCTACCTCGGCGGCGACGACGTCGACCGCGCGCTCGCGACGCGCGTCGCCGATCGTGTCCTGCGCACCCAGCGCTGGGACCTGGCCAGCGATCCCGAGACGTTCGCGCGGCTGACGGTGCACGCGGAGGACGCGAAGATCGCGCTCGGGACCGCGGAGGAGACGTCGCGGCCGCTCGACGAGATCGACGCGGCCGCCCCCAACGCGTCGCCCGTCGTCTTCGACCGCGCGATGTTGACGGAGATCACCACCGACGTCGTGCGACGCACGTTCGTGGTCTGTGACCACGTTCTCGCGGACGCGGGCCTGCGCGCGCGCGACATCGACGCGGTCTTCCTCGCCGGTGGCTCGACCGCGCTGCCGGGGCTCGGCGACATGGTGGGCTCGTACTTCGGCAAGCGCCCTCGCTTCGACCTCGACCCCATGGAGGTCGTGGCGCGGGGAGCGAGCCTGGCGGCGGTGCGGCCGGACCTGCACCGATTGCTCGAAGCGGACGGATACGCGGCCTGATGCGGCGCCCGTGGCCGCGGTGACCCCGGCTGTGGTTGAATGTGCGAGAAGATGCGCCGCGCGCCGATCCGCGCTCGGCTGCTTCTCGTAGGAGCCCCCGTGACCGCGGACGTGACGATGCGCGACGCCCTCGCGGTGGCGCGGGTGGAGGAGCTGCGAGGCGTGGGCCTCGACGGCGCCTGCTACCTCACCGAGGCCGGCGGCGCGAGCGCCGAGATGTGGCGCCTCGAGCCGACGGCGATCGACGCCGCCGCGCGCCGCAGGCTGCGCGCGCTCGCGCAGCTGTCCCACCCGAACCTGGTGCGCATCGCCGAGCTCAGCCTCGACGAGCCGCGGCCGACCCTGCGCCTCGCGGAGGGGCGTCACGAGTGGGAGGCGCTGGCGTCCATCGGCGACCTGCGCGCCGCGCTCGGCGGTCTGGCGGGCGCCCTCGCGGCCGCGCACAAGCTGGATGTGGTCCACGGCGCGCTCGGCCCCGCGGCCGTGGGCGTCGACGCCGAGGGCCAGCCGGTGCTGGACCTGACGCGGCTGCGCGTGCGGCCCGGGCAGCCTCCGCCGTTGGCTCCGGAGCTGGCGCAGGGCGCGACGCCCTCGGCCGCGGCGGACGTGTGGGCGCTGGGGCACATGCTCGCCGCGCTCCCGGGCGCGGACGCGCTGCCGGAGCTCGCACGCATGTGCGACCCGGATCCGGAGCGCCGCCCGCGCGCGGCCGAGGTCGCGGGTGCGCTCGGCGCCGCCCCCGGCCTGGTCGCCCCGGCGCCGCCCGTCGGCGAGAGCGACGCCGCGCGCTTCGGCATCCCCGAGCAGCTCGGCGCGTACGCGCTCGACGAGCAGATCGGGGCCGGCGGGATGGGGCGCGTGTTCCGTGCGCGCGACGTGGCGAGCGGTGACGAGGTCGCCCTGAAGGTGCTCCTGTCCAACTGGGCCAAGGACCCCGAGCTCGTCGCGCGCTTTCGCCGCGAGGCCCGGGTGCTGGCCCAGGTCGAGAGCCCCTACGTGACCCGCTTCGTCGCCGCCAACGAAGACGAGGGCTTCCACTACCTCGTGATGGAGCTCGCGAGCGGGCAGAGCGCGGAGGCCCTCCTCAAGGAGCGTCGGCGCCTGGACGTCGATCTGGCGGTCGGCGTGCTGTGCGACGTCAGCCGCGCGGTGGGCGAGATGCACGCGCTCGGCCTCGTCCACCGCGACATCAAGCCGGCGAACATCCTCGTCGACCAGGACGGCCCGGAGCCGGTCGTGAAGCTCTGCGACTTCGGCATCGCGCGCAAGGTCTCCCCCGAGCCCGAGCAGCAGCTCACCCAGGCCGGCGCGCCCGGTACGCCCTCCTACATGTCCCCCGAGCAGGTCGAGGGGCGGACGGTCGACGCGCGCACGGACGTCTACGCGCTCGGCGCGACGCTCTACTGTCTGCTCGCGGGGAGGCCGCCCTTCGTCGGCACCGCGCACATCGTGATGATCGCGCACCTGAGTGACGAGCCGACGCCGCTCCGTGACCACGATCCTTCCATCCCTCAGGCCGTCTCCGACGTGGTGATGAGGTGCCTCGCGAAGTCGCCCGACGAGCGATACGCGGACGCGAACGCGCTGCACGAGGCGTTGCACGCGGCGTGGCGGGGCGCGACCGAGCAGACGATCGCGCTGCCGCAGCCGCACGGCCTCGAGGGCAAGCCGCGGGTCTACGACTTCGCGTGGCCGCTGCGCGCGGATCCCGAAGAGCTCTGGCCGCACGTCTCCAACACCGAGCGCCTCAACCGCGCGGCGGGGCTCGACGACGTGGAGTGGACCCACTCGACGGGCGAGGGCTACGTGCAGACGGAAGGGAGCTTCCGTGCCGCGGGCATGGAGCTGCGCTGGCGAGAGAACCCCTTCGAGTGGGTGGCGCCGCGCCGCCTCGGGGTGGTGCGCGAGTACGTGGCCGGCCCCTTCGAGTGGCTGCGGAGCACGGTCGAGCTGACGCCGCGCGAAGGGGGAGGCACGGAGCTGCGCCACAAGATCGAGATCCGCCCGCGCGGGCTCCTGGGCGTCGCGGCGGCCACCGTCGAGGTGGGCATGCGGCTCCGGCGCGGGCTCGAGCGGGTCTATCGCCGGATCGACACCGCCTGCATGACCGCGCGCGAGAGCGCGCGCCCGGGCTCGATGCCGCCGGTCGATCCGTTCGAGCCGCCGCAGCGGGCGACCGATCGGCTGCGGGCGAGGGTCGACGGGCCCCTCGAGCGGGTGGTCGAGCGCGGCGGGGATCCGCACGTGGCCGAGGCGCTGGCGAGCCACGTGTGCACCGCGCCCGCGCAGCGGCTCGGGCGGCTCCGCCCCCGCGCGTGGGCGCGCGCTCACGGCTTCGAGGAGTCGCTCGTGGTCGACACGATGCTGCTGGCCGCGGACGAGGGCCTGCTCGAGGTGCTCTGGGACATCCTCTGTCCGTCGTGTCGGATCCCGAGCGGGATCGAGGAGTCGCTTCGGGCGCTCGGAGAGCACGGCCGGTGCGAGGTCTGCGACCTGGACTTCGAGCTCGACATGGCCCGCTCGGTGGAGCTGGTGTTCCGGGTTCACCCCTCCATCCGGCCCGCCGACGTCGGCGTCTATTGCATCGGCGGCCCCGCGCACTCGCCGCACGTGGTGGCCCAGGTGCGGCTGGTCCCGAGAGAGCGCTTCGCGCTGTCCCTGGATCTCGCGCCGGGGAGGTTCCACGTCACGGGCCGCGGGCTCCCGCAGCGCTGGTCGTTCACGGTGGACGAGCGCGCCGTCTTCGAGCGCTGGGATCTGCCGCTTCGCGAGGGCGCGTCGCCCGACGTGCCGCGCAGCCTCCGGCCCGGTCGCGTGCAGATCCTCCTGACGAACGACTTCGAGCAGGAGGTCGTGGTGCGGCTCGAGCGCGCGACCCTCCGAGACGACGCCGTGACGGCGGCGGACGCGGCGGCCTCTGCGCTCTTCCGGGACCTCTTCCCGGATCAGGTCCTGGCGCCGGAGCGCCTCGTGGCCATCGCGGACGTCGCGCTGCTCTTCGCGCGCGTGGTCGACGCGCTCGACCGCTTCGAGCGCGAGGAGACCGAGGTCCATCGCGAGCTGGTCGCGCTCTCGAGCGAGGTGGAGGCGGCGGCGCATCTCGAGGGAGGCGCGCTCGTGAAGCTGCACGGCGACGGGGTGATGGCCGTCTTCTCCGACCGGGTCGCCGCGGTCCGCGCGGCGCTGCGGGTCACGCGCCCCGACGCCACGGTCGGGCTCGGCCTGCACGCGGGCCCCGCGCGCATGACCTCCATCGGTGGCCAGCTCGACTACTTCGGCAAGACGCTCCACCTCGCCGAGCACATCAGCCGCGTCGCGCACGCGGGCGAGCTCGTCGTCAGCGAAGCCCTGCTCGAGGACCCGCGCATGGTCGCGCTCTTCGCCGAGGGCACCGAGACGCTCGGCTACGTGCGCGTGGGGAGCCTGCTCGCCGGCCGACTCCGCACCCGCGCGCTGCAGCACGCGAGCTGAGGGCTCGCGCCGCGGCGTCCAGGGGTGACGTGCGTCCGCCTCCATAAAGCGACAGTTGACAGTGTCGCATTAGGTGTCACCATGTCTCCGTGACGGACGAGGCTCGATACGGCATCGCGGAGCTCGCCGAGCGGGGCGGGGTCTCGCGGCGGACCGTGCGGTACTACGTGCAGCGTGGGCTCCTCCCTCCGCCCACCGGGGTCGGGCGGGGCAAGCACTACACGGAGGCGCACCTCGAGGCGCTGGTGCGGGTGCGGGAGCTGCAGGAGGCGGGGGCCAGCCTGGCCGAGATCCCGGCGCGG
This DNA window, taken from Sandaracinaceae bacterium, encodes the following:
- a CDS encoding DUF2330 domain-containing protein, producing MRYATVAFLLALGASPISQASACGGFFCSSSPINQARETVVYGYEPDGSITMAVQITYSGRDEDFAWILPVPVAPDEIAVGTDALFQQLIAQTEPTFALRDAVEGQCARLACEYPGPGCSVGCGSAASPASSGGNDAAIARFDGGASPGVTVHSEGVVGPYDTVVLSASTAPEVIEWLQMNGYDIPDASGELLGPYAEQGFVFVALRLNANRNSSVIRPVVMRLPTDEACLPIRLTPIASDPNLPIALFHLADRPARSTNYAHADVPLDFQLWTRGATWDTRVQARVQELGGRAFATDYAGTTPTLTLDLPDIADLETASPADFVQQLQLRGYPPGALLQEILARHIDPPSGIDSQRYLNCLASGSRCEEPSRYDPAGLVRALEDEILTPRREAQALVERHAYTTRLSTSMRPEDMTIDPVFALDDGLPDVPQIRTAVRVTECGDEEYFTTTAPIRLELPDGTVEQLREAGTTDPDVACRSMGASGARRSGGGCSAQSLSSGTALSWLAVLAAGLFVTWRRRKTQ
- a CDS encoding undecaprenyl-phosphate glucose phosphotransferase, producing MTLLQRLFDAGWIALTHTLAYYFHPDAHWFTDQTVATGGAVLIFYITGEIAGLYQAWRGVPLGNQIARIWMAWLPVVMVLLASAFALKTTDRFSRVASGGWLILAPVAITIWRTAIRMLLRRLRAQGKNLRTAAVCGATEIGLDLANRILSSPHLGIKLLGFFDDRTPERTERVSMSFGGVVGRFDELVQKAKDGEVDLVYIALPLKAEPRVNDLLRKLADTTASVYIVPDFFVFDLLHGRWSALGDVPVISIFETPFYGVDGWLKRVEDVVLGSFFLIVGAPLMILIAIAIKLNSKGPVFFKQRRYGLDGETIEVFKFRSMTVAEDGAEVKQAKKNDQRVTSVGRLLRRTSLDEIPQLIHVVTGSMSLVGPRPHAVAHNELYRKKIAGYMLRHKVKPGLTGWAQVNGWRGETDELWKMEKRIEYDLEYIRRWGVVFDLKIIVMTVWGVLFGGKVRQNAY
- a CDS encoding protein kinase — its product is MTADVTMRDALAVARVEELRGVGLDGACYLTEAGGASAEMWRLEPTAIDAAARRRLRALAQLSHPNLVRIAELSLDEPRPTLRLAEGRHEWEALASIGDLRAALGGLAGALAAAHKLDVVHGALGPAAVGVDAEGQPVLDLTRLRVRPGQPPPLAPELAQGATPSAAADVWALGHMLAALPGADALPELARMCDPDPERRPRAAEVAGALGAAPGLVAPAPPVGESDAARFGIPEQLGAYALDEQIGAGGMGRVFRARDVASGDEVALKVLLSNWAKDPELVARFRREARVLAQVESPYVTRFVAANEDEGFHYLVMELASGQSAEALLKERRRLDVDLAVGVLCDVSRAVGEMHALGLVHRDIKPANILVDQDGPEPVVKLCDFGIARKVSPEPEQQLTQAGAPGTPSYMSPEQVEGRTVDARTDVYALGATLYCLLAGRPPFVGTAHIVMIAHLSDEPTPLRDHDPSIPQAVSDVVMRCLAKSPDERYADANALHEALHAAWRGATEQTIALPQPHGLEGKPRVYDFAWPLRADPEELWPHVSNTERLNRAAGLDDVEWTHSTGEGYVQTEGSFRAAGMELRWRENPFEWVAPRRLGVVREYVAGPFEWLRSTVELTPREGGGTELRHKIEIRPRGLLGVAAATVEVGMRLRRGLERVYRRIDTACMTARESARPGSMPPVDPFEPPQRATDRLRARVDGPLERVVERGGDPHVAEALASHVCTAPAQRLGRLRPRAWARAHGFEESLVVDTMLLAADEGLLEVLWDILCPSCRIPSGIEESLRALGEHGRCEVCDLDFELDMARSVELVFRVHPSIRPADVGVYCIGGPAHSPHVVAQVRLVPRERFALSLDLAPGRFHVTGRGLPQRWSFTVDERAVFERWDLPLREGASPDVPRSLRPGRVQILLTNDFEQEVVVRLERATLRDDAVTAADAAASALFRDLFPDQVLAPERLVAIADVALLFARVVDALDRFEREETEVHRELVALSSEVEAAAHLEGGALVKLHGDGVMAVFSDRVAAVRAALRVTRPDATVGLGLHAGPARMTSIGGQLDYFGKTLHLAEHISRVAHAGELVVSEALLEDPRMVALFAEGTETLGYVRVGSLLAGRLRTRALQHAS
- a CDS encoding Hsp70 family protein; its protein translation is MSHPSSGPAPRSSLGIDLGTTHTVLAHRSEVLPVSREPGRETLLPSVVAHPPSGEELVGWSARSRRTIDPRHTLTSTKRLIGARSGSYRAKRFAERHPYEIVDVDGHAALRTRVGSVLPTQVAASVLREACAVAGFEPSSHFAVISVPAGFEAEERAATLEAARAAGFPQARLIEEPVATAVAYLERSSVRYATIYDLGGGTFDLAVVDCTRYPFRVIGHGGDPYLGGDDVDRALATRVADRVLRTQRWDLASDPETFARLTVHAEDAKIALGTAEETSRPLDEIDAAAPNASPVVFDRAMLTEITTDVVRRTFVVCDHVLADAGLRARDIDAVFLAGGSTALPGLGDMVGSYFGKRPRFDLDPMEVVARGASLAAVRPDLHRLLEADGYAA
- a CDS encoding MerR family transcriptional regulator, whose protein sequence is MTDEARYGIAELAERGGVSRRTVRYYVQRGLLPPPTGVGRGKHYTEAHLEALVRVRELQEAGASLAEIPARAEGAVELSSTPEVEQTTWTRVAVGDGLELHVRGRRLSDERIRALQIAISGVIGEEES